In one window of Streptomyces roseofulvus DNA:
- a CDS encoding GntR family transcriptional regulator produces MALSGHRRRPVVALYERIADAVHDGTYPPGSTLPSEPKLAAELGVSRPALREALLLLQEDGLLTVRRGVGRTVNARPPRRGFEHVQPLEELVGGGTGPRVRALLRSVEEPTDFTTQHLLAPARAELRFWESLLSGESGPAALCHEWAAADEVLERVHPAFAAALRECGDAPAGDPAVSMLSVLLAASREVALHAHSGITATLLGRRRGEQLGRPADTPAVLVTQVVRVGDTPVLAAKHMLPTGAPALPVLQSH; encoded by the coding sequence TTGGCGCTCAGCGGGCACCGACGGCGACCGGTGGTGGCGCTCTACGAGCGGATCGCGGACGCCGTCCACGACGGCACCTACCCGCCCGGATCCACCCTCCCCTCCGAGCCGAAGCTCGCCGCCGAACTCGGGGTGAGCCGGCCCGCCCTGCGCGAGGCGCTGCTGCTGCTCCAGGAGGACGGCCTGCTCACGGTGCGCCGGGGGGTGGGGCGGACCGTGAACGCGCGCCCTCCGCGCCGCGGCTTCGAGCACGTCCAGCCGCTGGAGGAGCTCGTCGGCGGCGGCACCGGCCCCCGCGTCCGGGCCCTGCTGCGCAGCGTGGAGGAGCCCACCGACTTCACCACCCAGCACCTGCTGGCCCCGGCCCGCGCCGAGCTGCGGTTCTGGGAGTCGCTGCTGAGCGGCGAGTCGGGGCCGGCCGCGCTGTGCCACGAGTGGGCGGCGGCGGACGAGGTCCTGGAACGCGTCCATCCGGCGTTCGCGGCCGCGCTGCGGGAGTGCGGGGACGCGCCGGCCGGGGATCCCGCCGTGTCGATGCTGTCGGTGCTGCTCGCCGCCTCCCGCGAGGTCGCGCTGCACGCCCACAGCGGGATCACCGCCACCCTCCTCGGACGCCGCCGGGGCGAGCAGCTGGGCCGCCCCGCCGACACCCCCGCGGTCCTCGTCACCCAGGTGGTGCGCGTAGGGGACACCCCGGTCCTGGCCGCCAAGCACATGCTGCCGACGGGCGCCCCCGCGCTGCCGGTCCTGCAGTCCCACTGA
- a CDS encoding lipopolysaccharide assembly protein LapA domain-containing protein yields the protein MSPKDTAGTRRGDRLGAVTPGRIAIAVVAVLLLVFIFENTREVKIRLLIPEVTMPLYLALLATAVLGAVCGWYAARRGPRRNK from the coding sequence ATGAGTCCCAAGGACACGGCAGGCACGCGACGGGGGGACAGGCTCGGCGCCGTCACCCCGGGACGCATCGCGATCGCGGTCGTCGCGGTCCTCCTGCTCGTCTTCATCTTCGAGAACACCCGCGAGGTGAAGATCCGGCTGCTGATCCCCGAGGTGACGATGCCGCTCTACCTGGCGCTCCTCGCCACCGCCGTGCTGGGCGCGGTCTGCGGCTGGTACGCCGCCCGGAGGGGCCCCCGGAGGAACAAGTGA
- a CDS encoding GNAT family protein: MSGDLERYLVVGPRVGLRPFTSGDAGEFTARAEESVALHRPWLFPPRTAEAYAAYAGALIEDPARAGFLVCEREEGGRIAGFLTINNIVHGAFRSGALGYGAFAHAAGRGLTGEALGLLLGYAFGPMGLHRLEANIQPGNAPSRALVRRAGFRLEGFSPAMLFIDGAWRDHERWAITDPCG, from the coding sequence ATGTCCGGCGATCTTGAGCGTTATCTCGTGGTCGGGCCCCGGGTGGGGCTGCGGCCGTTCACGTCCGGCGACGCGGGGGAGTTCACCGCGCGGGCCGAGGAGAGCGTCGCGCTGCACCGGCCGTGGCTGTTCCCGCCGCGGACGGCCGAGGCGTACGCCGCCTACGCGGGCGCGCTGATCGAGGATCCGGCGCGGGCCGGCTTCCTCGTCTGCGAGCGCGAGGAGGGCGGGCGGATCGCCGGCTTCCTCACGATCAACAACATCGTCCACGGCGCCTTCCGCAGCGGCGCCCTCGGCTACGGCGCCTTCGCGCACGCCGCCGGGCGCGGCCTGACGGGGGAGGCTCTCGGACTGCTCCTGGGGTACGCCTTCGGGCCGATGGGGCTGCACCGGCTCGAAGCCAACATCCAGCCGGGCAACGCCCCGTCCCGCGCCCTGGTCCGCCGCGCCGGCTTCCGACTGGAGGGCTTCTCGCCGGCGATGCTCTTCATCGACGGCGCCTGGCGGGACCACGAGCGGTGGGCGATCACCGACCCTTGCGGTTGA
- a CDS encoding DUF6204 family protein has protein sequence MGTPHTYRVIVRGTFDGLSPESRERLLAEVEEHGLTAMRFTEEGSLTYDRALKHFSYRLVVESDAEDGDEMAGALAEERVEAALAALGHGYKGLKSTVTDLDTMKVNRKGR, from the coding sequence ATGGGCACGCCACACACCTACCGGGTCATCGTGCGGGGCACCTTCGACGGGCTGTCGCCCGAGAGCCGTGAGCGGCTGCTCGCCGAGGTGGAGGAGCACGGCCTGACGGCGATGCGCTTCACCGAGGAGGGCTCGCTCACGTACGACCGCGCGCTCAAGCACTTCTCGTACCGGCTGGTCGTCGAGTCGGACGCGGAGGACGGCGACGAGATGGCGGGCGCGCTGGCCGAGGAGCGGGTGGAGGCGGCGCTGGCCGCGCTCGGCCACGGCTACAAGGGGCTGAAGTCCACGGTGACGGACCTCGACACGATGAAGGTCAACCGCAAGGGTCGGTGA
- a CDS encoding DUF5107 domain-containing protein, protein MTTVRRAVLTLPAAPLGPDNPLPALRTPGPAHALGPAELAALPREMARGIGRAPLRSLLPAPVRDGYGRDRPERALDALVLENDRLRVTVLPGLGGRVHSLHHKPSGRELVYRNPVFQPAAFALNGAWFSGGIEWNTGATGHTTLSCAPLHAATVPAPDGTPMLRLWEWERLRDLPFQVDLWLPEGSDFLLVGVRVRNPHERPAPVYWWSNTAVPERRRILAPADTAWHHGHDRGLRRVPVPAGEDGTDRSRPGHSTHAGDWFYDLPDGGRRWIAALDEDGTGLVQTSTDGLRGRKLFVWGTGPGGRRWQEWLTAPGTEGYAEIQAGLARTQLEHLELAPGSELSWLEAYGPLVADPATALGADWAAARAEAERALDLALPRTAVDAAHTAWREGAADTDPAPDAVLAAGSGWGALEVLRAGHALPGTPFPEATLGPEQEPWRELLRTGVLPPPAKGDPPLPPQVGPAWRDMLETAPADPSTEYHLGIAQWHAGDRAQAVRSWERGLAGAVVRWPLLYCLAVADREEGHPERAAHRFAEACGELDGTVDGPAAVTVAAALTREAVDAQLAAARPERARALWRALPEEVRARGAFRLLEARILLAERRPDEARAVFDEGFEVPDLREGAEILGDLWSRLTDEPLPAAYAFRMRP, encoded by the coding sequence ATGACGACCGTACGACGTGCCGTGCTCACCCTCCCCGCGGCCCCGCTCGGCCCGGACAACCCGCTGCCCGCCCTCCGCACCCCCGGCCCGGCGCACGCGCTCGGGCCCGCCGAACTCGCCGCGCTCCCGCGCGAGATGGCGCGGGGCATCGGCCGGGCGCCGCTGCGCAGCCTGCTGCCCGCCCCGGTCCGCGACGGCTACGGCCGGGACCGCCCGGAGCGGGCCCTCGACGCCCTCGTCCTGGAGAACGACCGGCTGCGGGTCACCGTGCTTCCCGGGCTCGGCGGCCGGGTCCACTCCCTCCACCACAAGCCCAGCGGCCGCGAACTCGTCTACCGCAACCCCGTCTTCCAGCCCGCCGCCTTCGCCCTCAACGGCGCCTGGTTCTCCGGCGGCATCGAGTGGAACACCGGCGCCACCGGCCACACCACCCTCTCCTGCGCCCCGCTGCACGCGGCGACCGTCCCCGCCCCGGACGGCACCCCGATGCTCCGCCTCTGGGAGTGGGAGCGCCTGCGCGACCTGCCGTTCCAGGTCGACCTGTGGCTGCCGGAGGGCTCCGACTTCCTGCTCGTCGGCGTCCGCGTCCGCAATCCGCACGAGCGGCCCGCCCCGGTCTACTGGTGGTCCAACACCGCCGTTCCCGAGCGCCGCCGGATCCTCGCGCCCGCCGACACCGCCTGGCACCACGGCCACGACCGCGGGCTCCGCAGGGTCCCCGTCCCCGCCGGTGAGGACGGCACCGACCGCTCCCGGCCCGGGCACAGCACCCACGCCGGCGACTGGTTCTACGACCTGCCGGACGGCGGACGGCGCTGGATCGCCGCCCTCGACGAGGACGGCACCGGCCTCGTCCAGACCTCCACCGACGGCCTGCGCGGCCGCAAGCTCTTCGTCTGGGGCACCGGACCCGGCGGCCGCCGCTGGCAGGAATGGCTCACCGCGCCCGGCACCGAGGGGTACGCCGAGATCCAGGCCGGCCTCGCCCGTACCCAGCTCGAACACCTCGAACTCGCCCCCGGGTCGGAGCTGAGCTGGCTGGAGGCGTACGGGCCGCTGGTCGCCGATCCGGCCACCGCGCTCGGCGCCGACTGGGCGGCGGCCCGGGCCGAGGCCGAGCGGGCCCTGGACCTGGCCCTGCCCCGTACCGCCGTCGACGCCGCGCACACGGCCTGGCGGGAGGGGGCCGCCGACACCGATCCGGCCCCGGACGCGGTCCTGGCGGCCGGCTCCGGCTGGGGAGCCCTCGAAGTGCTGCGCGCCGGCCACGCCCTCCCGGGCACCCCCTTCCCCGAGGCGACGCTCGGCCCCGAGCAGGAGCCGTGGCGGGAGCTGCTGCGCACCGGCGTCCTGCCGCCGCCCGCGAAGGGCGACCCGCCGCTGCCGCCGCAGGTCGGCCCGGCCTGGCGGGACATGCTGGAGACCGCGCCCGCCGACCCGTCCACCGAGTACCACCTCGGCATCGCCCAGTGGCACGCCGGCGACCGCGCGCAGGCCGTCCGCAGCTGGGAGCGGGGCCTGGCGGGGGCGGTGGTCCGCTGGCCGCTGCTGTACTGCCTGGCCGTCGCCGACCGGGAGGAGGGGCATCCGGAGCGGGCCGCCCACCGCTTCGCCGAGGCGTGCGGGGAGCTGGACGGGACGGTGGACGGGCCGGCCGCCGTCACCGTGGCCGCCGCGCTGACCCGCGAGGCGGTCGACGCCCAGCTGGCCGCCGCGCGGCCCGAGCGCGCCCGCGCGCTGTGGCGAGCGCTGCCGGAGGAGGTGCGCGCCCGGGGCGCGTTCCGGCTCCTGGAGGCCCGGATCCTCCTCGCCGAGCGGCGCCCGGACGAGGCCCGGGCCGTCTTCGACGAGGGCTTCGAGGTGCCCGACCTGCGCGAGGGCGCCGAGATCCTCGGCGACCTCTGGTCCCGGCTCACCGACGAACCGCTGCCGGCCGCCTACGCGTTCCGCATGCGGCCCTGA
- a CDS encoding methyltransferase domain-containing protein, producing the protein MTHASERTQARETAVYTHGHHESVLRSHTWRTAANSAAYLLGELRPGLDVLDVGCGPGTITADLAALVAPGRVTAVDSAEDVLGKARAAARERGLEKVEFAVADVHALDFPDDSFDVVHAHQVLQHVGDPVRALREMRRVCRPGGIVAARDSDYGAFTWYPERSALDGWLDLYHRVARANGGEPDAGRRLFAWAREAGFADVAASGSVWTFAGPEERAWWSGLWADRTTGSSYADLAVEGGHATRAELAEVAAAWREWGTQEDAWFMVPHGEVLCRVP; encoded by the coding sequence ATGACGCACGCCTCCGAGCGGACCCAGGCCCGCGAGACCGCCGTCTACACCCACGGCCACCACGAGTCGGTGCTCCGCTCGCACACCTGGCGCACCGCAGCCAACTCGGCGGCCTACCTGCTGGGCGAACTGCGCCCGGGGCTCGACGTGCTGGACGTGGGCTGCGGGCCCGGCACCATCACCGCCGACCTGGCCGCGCTGGTCGCCCCGGGGCGGGTCACCGCCGTCGACAGCGCCGAGGACGTCCTCGGCAAGGCGCGGGCGGCGGCACGCGAACGCGGCCTGGAGAAGGTGGAGTTCGCCGTCGCCGACGTGCACGCCCTGGACTTCCCCGACGACTCCTTCGACGTCGTCCACGCCCACCAGGTGCTCCAGCACGTGGGCGACCCGGTGCGGGCGCTGCGCGAGATGCGCCGGGTGTGCCGGCCGGGCGGGATCGTGGCCGCCCGGGACAGCGACTACGGCGCCTTCACCTGGTACCCCGAACGGTCCGCGCTGGACGGCTGGCTGGACCTGTACCACCGGGTGGCGCGCGCCAACGGCGGCGAACCGGACGCCGGACGGCGGCTGTTCGCCTGGGCCCGGGAGGCCGGCTTCGCCGACGTCGCCGCCTCGGGCAGCGTCTGGACCTTCGCGGGACCCGAGGAGCGGGCCTGGTGGAGCGGCCTGTGGGCGGACCGCACGACCGGCTCGTCCTACGCGGACCTGGCGGTCGAGGGCGGCCACGCCACCCGCGCCGAGCTGGCGGAGGTCGCCGCCGCCTGGCGCGAGTGGGGCACCCAGGAGGACGCCTGGTTCATGGTGCCGCACGGCGAGGTCCTGTGCCGCGTCCCCTGA
- a CDS encoding sulfite oxidase encodes MPNPPAPVRRTLLKGLAAAPFAAALGGSPTPASAAPAAAPGIVKPLPEQYFTVRGTNAEARFDAFGDTGFLTPADRFFVRNHTTTPVLDAQDWRLTLWGDGLHGRSPVHFTYGHLRDLPSVTRTALVECAGNARSLYATQQGQAVSGTAWTLGAVGAARWRGVRLGEVLRRAGLAHDAVDLMPRGLDAPYVSGGTDHGRVRRPLPVAKALDDVILAYEMNGEPLPYDHGHPVRLIVPDWVGIASVKWLGDIEVSTRPLTSPWSTDWYRLLGEAHPPGGSAPLTRQTLKSGYQLPFGATLEAGRVHRLTGRAWSAHAPVRSVDVSTDGGATWRPARLHDGPRRGAWVRWSAPWRPERTGPVTLLSRTTDAAGNVQPDRAVHNTQGYLFDAIVRHPVAIA; translated from the coding sequence GTGCCGAACCCGCCCGCGCCCGTCCGCCGTACGCTCCTCAAGGGCCTCGCCGCAGCCCCGTTCGCGGCCGCGCTCGGCGGCTCCCCCACCCCCGCGTCGGCCGCCCCCGCAGCAGCCCCGGGCATCGTCAAGCCGCTCCCCGAGCAGTACTTCACCGTCCGCGGCACCAACGCCGAAGCCCGCTTCGACGCCTTCGGCGACACCGGCTTCCTCACCCCCGCCGACCGCTTCTTCGTCCGCAACCACACCACCACCCCCGTCCTCGACGCCCAGGACTGGCGGCTCACCCTCTGGGGCGACGGACTCCACGGCCGCTCGCCCGTCCACTTCACCTACGGACACCTCCGCGATCTGCCCTCCGTCACCCGGACGGCCCTCGTCGAATGCGCCGGGAACGCCCGCAGCCTGTACGCAACCCAGCAGGGCCAGGCCGTCTCCGGCACCGCCTGGACCCTCGGCGCCGTCGGCGCCGCCCGCTGGCGCGGCGTCCGCCTCGGCGAGGTGCTGCGCCGCGCCGGACTCGCCCACGACGCCGTCGACCTGATGCCGCGCGGCCTCGACGCCCCCTACGTCTCGGGCGGCACCGACCACGGCCGGGTCCGCCGTCCGCTGCCCGTCGCCAAGGCGCTGGACGACGTGATCCTCGCGTACGAGATGAACGGCGAGCCGCTCCCGTACGACCACGGGCACCCCGTCCGGCTCATCGTGCCCGACTGGGTCGGCATCGCATCCGTCAAGTGGCTCGGCGACATCGAGGTCTCCACCCGCCCGCTCACCAGCCCCTGGTCCACCGACTGGTACCGGCTCCTCGGCGAGGCCCACCCGCCCGGCGGCAGTGCCCCGCTCACCCGGCAGACCCTCAAGTCCGGCTACCAGCTGCCCTTCGGCGCCACCCTGGAGGCCGGCCGCGTCCACCGGCTGACCGGCCGCGCCTGGTCCGCCCACGCACCCGTCCGCTCCGTCGACGTCTCCACCGACGGCGGCGCCACCTGGCGCCCCGCCCGGCTCCACGACGGCCCCCGGCGCGGTGCCTGGGTCCGCTGGTCGGCGCCGTGGCGGCCGGAGCGCACCGGGCCCGTCACCCTGCTCTCCCGCACCACCGACGCCGCCGGGAACGTCCAGCCCGACCGGGCCGTCCACAACACCCAGGGCTACCTCTTCGACGCGATCGTCCGTCACCCGGTCGCGATCGCCTGA
- a CDS encoding aminotransferase class I/II-fold pyridoxal phosphate-dependent enzyme, which produces MRETAPEGRGPVRYGPPVPESGRPVPPELAALLAAAAGRTDPEPPGGGAVLREAAAGYWWRRGLRGHAEDSLAAPGAPALLLALLAAHGGDVLLPRPCPAWWTPQIRLLGRPAYHVPTTAEAGGVPDPYALLETVRRVRAEGGDPRVLLLSVADDPTATVAPPELVRESCEAAVAEGLHVISDETWRDTLHRPRETVVVSPAEMCPDDVTVLADLAGGGLVPASWPCAIARFPPTGAARADRYGDPRARALDVLTALGAVLPAPVAPAVAHALDEPEDVFVPALRAAAAHGRIAAAAHRAVLAAGALARPPQAGRHLYADLGPLRPGLAARGVTDSLELEQYLTARLGRPVPGGHRFGDELGALRVRLDTGPLLGVTPPERAETLAARAPEHLPQTVRALAELTAALDDLAEARPAGQPAAEPPPAQNGARR; this is translated from the coding sequence ATGCGGGAGACGGCTCCGGAAGGCCGCGGCCCGGTGCGCTACGGACCTCCCGTGCCCGAGAGCGGCCGGCCCGTGCCCCCGGAGCTCGCCGCCCTCCTCGCGGCGGCCGCCGGCCGGACCGACCCCGAACCGCCCGGCGGCGGCGCGGTCCTGCGCGAGGCCGCCGCCGGCTACTGGTGGCGGCGCGGCCTGCGCGGCCACGCCGAGGACTCCCTCGCCGCCCCAGGCGCCCCCGCCCTGCTCCTCGCCCTCCTCGCCGCCCACGGCGGCGACGTACTGCTGCCCCGGCCGTGCCCCGCCTGGTGGACCCCGCAGATCCGGCTCCTGGGCCGGCCCGCGTACCACGTGCCCACCACCGCGGAGGCCGGCGGCGTCCCCGACCCGTACGCCCTCCTGGAGACCGTCCGCCGGGTCCGCGCCGAGGGCGGCGACCCGCGGGTGCTGCTCCTCTCCGTCGCCGACGACCCCACCGCCACCGTCGCCCCGCCCGAGCTCGTCCGCGAGAGCTGCGAGGCCGCCGTCGCCGAGGGCCTCCACGTCATCAGCGACGAGACCTGGCGCGACACCCTCCACCGGCCGCGCGAGACCGTCGTCGTCAGCCCCGCCGAGATGTGCCCCGACGACGTCACCGTCCTGGCCGACCTCGCCGGCGGCGGTCTCGTCCCCGCCTCCTGGCCGTGCGCGATCGCCCGCTTCCCGCCCACCGGCGCCGCCCGCGCCGACCGGTACGGCGACCCGCGCGCCCGCGCCCTCGACGTCCTCACCGCGCTCGGCGCGGTGCTCCCCGCCCCCGTCGCCCCGGCCGTCGCCCACGCCCTCGACGAGCCCGAGGACGTCTTCGTACCCGCCCTGCGCGCCGCCGCGGCGCACGGCCGGATCGCCGCCGCCGCGCACCGCGCCGTCCTCGCCGCCGGCGCCCTCGCCCGGCCCCCGCAGGCCGGCCGCCACCTCTACGCCGACCTCGGTCCGCTCCGCCCCGGGCTGGCCGCCCGCGGCGTCACCGACTCGCTGGAGCTGGAGCAGTACCTCACGGCCCGCCTCGGCCGTCCCGTCCCCGGCGGCCACCGCTTCGGCGACGAACTCGGCGCGCTGCGCGTCCGCCTCGACACCGGGCCGCTGCTCGGCGTCACCCCGCCCGAGCGCGCCGAGACCCTCGCCGCCCGCGCCCCCGAACACCTGCCCCAGACGGTGCGGGCCCTGGCCGAGCTGACCGCCGCGCTCGACGACCTCGCCGAAGCCCGCCCCGCCGGGCAGCCCGCCGCCGAGCCGCCCCCCGCGCAGAACGGAGCCCGCAGATGA
- a CDS encoding MBL fold metallo-hydrolase: MTERTARPAPAAEAPHRPAPAALPTSVLQPLGRLGQWPRTFADRLTAPLPGVRALARLAREGAVRPRREGLRDVPLLPFEAGPLPPAGPGTVAVTWAGHASWVVRLGGLTVLTDPVWSRRILGTPARLTPVGVRWEDLPPVDAVVISHNHFDHLDAPTLRRLPRATPVLVPAGLGRWFLRRGFTRVTELDWWEAVELGGVRFDFVPAHHWSKRTLLDTCRSLWGGWVLTDPAGHRIYFAGDTGYGHWFAEIGRRHPGIDLALLPIGAYDPRWWLRDVHTDPEEAVRAHQDLGARRMAPMHWATFVLSSEPVLEPLTRVRAAWERAGLPREDLWDLPVGGSRVLVP; the protein is encoded by the coding sequence ATGACCGAACGGACGGCCCGCCCCGCCCCGGCCGCCGAGGCCCCGCACCGGCCCGCGCCCGCCGCCCTCCCGACCTCCGTGCTCCAGCCGCTCGGCCGGCTCGGCCAGTGGCCCCGCACCTTCGCCGACCGGCTCACCGCGCCCCTGCCCGGCGTCCGCGCCCTCGCCCGGCTCGCCCGCGAGGGGGCCGTACGCCCCCGGCGGGAGGGGCTGCGGGACGTGCCGCTGCTGCCCTTCGAGGCCGGCCCGCTGCCGCCCGCGGGACCCGGCACCGTCGCCGTCACCTGGGCCGGGCACGCCAGCTGGGTCGTCCGCCTCGGCGGCCTCACCGTCCTCACCGACCCCGTCTGGTCCCGCCGCATCCTCGGCACCCCGGCGCGGCTCACCCCGGTCGGCGTCCGCTGGGAGGACCTGCCTCCGGTCGACGCGGTCGTCATCAGCCACAACCACTTCGACCACCTCGACGCCCCGACCCTCCGGCGCCTCCCGCGCGCCACCCCGGTCCTCGTCCCGGCCGGGCTCGGCCGCTGGTTCCTCCGCCGCGGCTTCACCCGCGTCACCGAGCTCGACTGGTGGGAGGCGGTCGAGCTCGGCGGCGTCCGCTTCGACTTCGTCCCCGCCCACCACTGGTCCAAGCGGACCCTCCTCGACACCTGCCGCTCCCTCTGGGGCGGCTGGGTGCTCACCGACCCCGCCGGCCACCGGATCTACTTCGCCGGGGACACCGGCTACGGCCACTGGTTCGCCGAGATCGGCCGCCGGCACCCCGGCATCGACCTGGCACTGCTGCCCATCGGCGCGTACGACCCCCGCTGGTGGCTCCGCGACGTCCACACCGACCCGGAGGAGGCGGTCCGCGCCCACCAGGACCTGGGCGCCCGCCGGATGGCCCCCATGCACTGGGCCACCTTCGTCCTCTCCTCCGAGCCCGTCCTCGAACCCCTCACCCGGGTCCGGGCCGCCTGGGAACGGGCCGGACTGCCCCGCGAGGACCTGTGGGACCTCCCGGTCGGCGGGTCACGCGTCCTCGTGCCGTAG